ACGCCCCGGGCCACGAGACAGCGTACGGCGTACAGCACGCACGACACGGCAATGGCCCGGGTGGCGTTGACGCAGCCCACGGCCTGGGGGTCCGATGCGCAAAAATCGAACGCCATCGTATCGCCGCGCACGGTCAGGCGCAGGCGCACGGCGATGTCCGCCGTGCCCACGCCGTCGTCGTCGAGCATATCCCCGGCCTCGTAGACGCCGTCCGGCACGTCGCGAATGGCCGCCCGGGCCAGGGTCTCGGCATGATCCAAAAGCCGCGCCGCCTGCTGCGCCGTCCTCTCGCGGCCAAATTTGACGATCATCTCCGAAAGCCGCTTCGCGCCGGTCAGGTTGGCCATGATCTGGGCCGCGAAATCGCCCTCGCGCTCAACCGGCGTGCGCACGTTGGCCAGAAAAAAATCCATGAGCTGCCGGTCAAGCTCGCCGCCCCGGACCACGGTCAGGGGCGGGATGACCATGCCCTCCTGGAAAAGCGAGGTGGAAAGCGGCATGGACCCGGCGGCCATGCCGCCCACGTCGCTGTGGTGGGCCCGGTTGGCGACGTAGAAGACCGGCCTGCCGCCGTCCGCGAAGACCGGAGCCACAAGGGTTATGTCCGGCAGGTGCGTGCCGCCCCGGAAGGGGTCGTTGACCATGACCATGTCGCCCGGGGCGAAGGTCTTTTCGGCCAAAACGGCCGCAACCGACAGCGGCATGGCCCCCAGATGCACGGGGATGTGCGCGGCCTGGGCCACCATGTCCCCGGCGGCGTCGAACACGGCGCAGGAATAGTCCCGACGCTCCTTGATGTTGGGGGAATAGGCCGTGCGCATGAGCGTGACGCCCATCTCCTCGGCCACGGCGGCGAAGCGGTTGCGGAACACGTCGAGCACAAGCAGGTCGCGGGCATCGGTCATGGTCAGGCCCCCGTGTCGATGACGAGACTTCCCAGGGCGTCCACCCGCAGGGCGGCCCCGGGAGGCACATAGGTGGTGGCGGAATCCTCGGCCACCACCGCCGGTCCCGCGCAGGCATGGCCGGGCAGAAGCCGCTCCCGGACGTAGAACCCGGCCGAAACAGGCCGCCCCTGGTGGATAAGGCGGCGGCTTCCGTCGCACGGCGCTTCCTGCCCCAGCCCGGGCAGCGCGTCGTCCCGGGGAAGCCCGGGCTTGGCCGTGCGCCCCGTGGCCCGCAGCCGCAGGGTGACCAGTTGCACGGGCCTGCCCGGGGTCTTGTAGCCGTAGGTCTTCTCGTGCAGGGAGTGGAAGGCGGCGATCAGGTCCGGGCCATAGGGCACGGTCAGTTCAAAGGACTGCCCCCGGTAGCGCATGTCCACGGCGCGAAAAAGCGCCACATCCCCGGGCGCGACGCCTTCCATTTCCAGTTCACGCATCCCGCAGGCCGAAAGTTCCACAAACCGGGCCTCCAGGAGGTCGGCTGCGGCCTGGTCCTGGTCCAGCATGACCGTGGCCGAGAAATCCCGGGCGATGTCCGCAAAAAGCATCCCCAGGGCCGAAAAAAGCCCGGGCTGCGGCGGCACGATCACACGACTTATGCCCAGGGACCGGGCCAGGGACACGGCATGCAGCCCCCCTGCCCCGCCGAAGCACAAAAGCGTGAACTCCGCCGGATCATGCCCGCGCTCCACCGAGATGACCCGGATGGCCCGCTCCATGGCCGCCTCGGCCACGGCCACGATGCCCTCGGCCAGCTCCTCCCCGGTCATGCCCCGGGCGGCGGCCATGGCGGCCAGACGCTTTTCGGCCCGCTGCGGGAAAAGGGACATGCGGCCGCCAAGGAAACACTCGGGCACGATGCGGCCCAGGAACAGGTTGGCGTCGGTGACGGTGAGGCCCTCGCCCCGGCCGTAGCAGGCCGGGCCAGGGTCGGCCCCGGCGCTGTGCGGGCCCACGGTCAGCGCCCCGGCCGCGTCGAAGGCGGCCAGGGAGCCGCCGCCCGCGCCCACGGTATGCATGTCGATCATGGGGATGGTCACCGGGTAGCCTGCGACCACGGTTTCGGTGGTCATGCCCAGCGCGCCGTCCAGAAGGGCCACGTCGGTGGAGGTGCCGCCCATGTCGAAGGTGATGAGTCGGCTGAGGCCCGTTTCCCGGGCCAGGGCCATGGCGGCGGTGACGCCCCCGGCCGGGCCGGACAGGATGGTGCGCACGGACTGTCGCCCGGCGGTTTTGGCGGTGAGGATGCCGCCGCTGGACTGCATGACGCACAGCCCGGTTCCCGCGCCCAGGCCCTTTTCCAGGCGTGACAGGTAGCTTGCCATCAGCGGCGAGACGGTGGCGTTGACGGCGGTGGTGGAGGTGCGCTCGAACTCCCGGAATTCGCGCATGATCTCGTGCGACAGGGACACATGAAGCCCGCGCGCGGACAATTCGCGGCCAAAGAGCAGCTCGTCTGCGGGATCGAGGAAGGAAAAAAGCAGGCTCACGGCCACGGACTCGGCCCCGGTGGCGGCCACCCGGTCGGCGATGTCCCGGGCCGCTTCAGGGCTTACGGCCTCGCGGCGCGACCCGTCGGCCAGGATCCGCCCGGGGGCCTCGAAACGCAGGGCCTCGGGAACCAGGCAGGGAGGACGCCGGTAGGCGGGATCGTACAGATCGGCCCGGTTCTGGCGGCCGATGGCCAGCACGTCGCGGAACCCGGCGGTGGTCACCAGGGCCGTTTTGACGCCTTTCCCCTCAAGGATGGCGTTGGTGGCCACGGTGGAGCCGTGGACGACCCGGTCCGGGACCGGCAGCCCCATGATCTTCAGCCGTTCCAGCCCCGCAAAAATCGCCTGGGCCGGATCGTCCGGGGTGGACGGAACCTTCGCCGTGACGAACCGGGTCCCCTCCCCGCCGTACCAGATCACATCCGTGAAGGTGCCCCCGGTATCCACGCCGACAACGGGCATCCCCATCCCTCCCCGCGAAGCGCGCCAAAGTTTTTTGGAAGGGGTCCAGGGGGAACCTTTTTTTCAAAAAAGGTTCCCCCTGGCCGCTGAAGGCGTTCGCCCCTTACATACTTTCTCCTAAGAGCTCCCCGAACCGGACGCAACCCACGGTGGTCGCGCCGGTCATCTGTCCGGCCAGATCGACGGTGACCTGCCTGGAGGCCAAGACCTTGTTCACCGCCTGATAGATCTTATCGGCGGCCTCGTTCCAGCCGAGGTGCTCAAAGAGCATGGCCCCGCACAGGATGAGGCTTCCGGGGTTGGCCATATCCTTTCCGGCGATGCGCGGCGCGGTACCGTGGGTGGCCTCGAAAAAGGCCAGGGAGTCGCTCATATTCACGCCCGGGGCCAGCCCCAGCCCGCCGACCTGGGCGGCCAGGGCGTCGGAGATGTAGTCGCCGTTTAAGTTCGTGGTGGCGATGACGCTGTATTTCTCGGGCTCCATGAGCGCCACCTGGAACATGTTGTCGGCGATGCGGTCTTTGATCACGATGGGCTTGCCGCCGCCTGCGGCGGCCTCGTCCTCGGTCATGGTCACGTCGCCGAACTCGGTCTTGGCCACCTCATAGCCCCAGGCCCGGAAGGCCCCTTCGGTGAACTTCATGATGTTGCCCTTGTGCACCAGGGTGACGCTGTCGCGGCCGTGGTCCACGGCGTGGCGGATGGCCTTGCGCACCAGGCGCTTGCAGCCGCCCTCGGTCATGGGCTTGATGCCGACGCCAGCAGCCGTGTCCACCTTGGCCCCCAGTTCGTCGCGCAGAAACTCCAGGAGCTTTTTGGCCTGCGGGGTTCCGGCGGCGTATTCAATCCCGGCGTAGACGTCCTCGGTGTTCTCCCGAAAGATGATCATGTCCACCTTCTCGGGGTGTTTGACCGGCGACTCGATGCCCCCGAAGTGGCGGATGGGCCGGATGCAGGCGTAGAGGTCGAGCACCTGGCGCAGGGTGACGTTGAGGCTGCGGATGCCGCCGCCTACCGGGGTGCCCAGGGGGCCCTTCATGGCCAGTTCGGCCTTGGACAAGGTGTCCAGGGTGGCCTGTGGCATATATTCGCCGGTTTCCTTGAAGGCCTTTTCACCGGCCAAAAGCTCGGTCCAGACAAGGGTGCGGTCGCCGCCGTAGGCGGCCTTGGCGGCGGCGTCAATAACCGGCCGGGCGGCCTTCCAGACCTCGGGGCCGATGCCGTCGCCCTCGATGTAATACACGGTCTTCTGCATGGGGGGATCTCCAGGGGATGTTGCGGTGGAAGGTGGAGGGGAAAGGTCGGCCCATAAAAAAAGATGCCAACCCTTGTCAATCACGCGGATTTTTCCGGCCTCCAGACCCACGGCGGCCATACGTCGAAAATAGAATGCGCCAGGGGCCGGTCATGGAACCAGATAACGCTGCATGAACAGGTCGAGAACCTTCTTTTTATCGGCGTCGGAGAGCAGCATGAAATCCCGATCCGCCACCTTGAGGGTAAAAAACTCCAGAAGCTTCATGCGGCGGATATCCAGGGGGGCCTTGCGAAATTCCGGCGTGCTCACGAAAATTGCCACATCAGGGGCCGCCTTGTCCACATATCTGGCGGAAAGGGGTATGGTTTGGGGGGGGCGACGGTCGCCGACATCGCGGCCACCGCTTCTGGACTCGTGCTTCCAGGCCAGAAAATTGCTCATGAAGGTGTCATGGCGGCCGTAGCGCAAATGATAGAATATCCCCGAAACAAACAGAAGGAGCACCACGACGGCCAGAGCAATGCTGTTGCGGATGCGCATGACGCCTTCGCCTTTTCCGACGGAGTTCTTCCGGCTGTGACCGCAAGCGCGGCCCACACGGCAATCCGGGACTATTGGGGGATCTCGCCGCCGAAGCGACGTATCTTCTGGGTCACGTTGTCCTCAAGCCACTTGGCGTCCCACCATTCGATGGGAATGACCTCCAGTCCGGAAAGAACCACCCCAAAGTGCAAATGGTCGCCAAAGGCCAGGCCCGTGGTCCCGGTGCGGCCGATGATCCGGCCCTTGGCCACGGCGTCGCCCGCCTTGACGTCGATCTGGCTCAGGTGCCCGTACAGGGTTTGCAGGCCCAGGCCGTGGTCGATGACCACGGTTTTGCCGTAAAGGCCCATATCTCCGGCGAAGACCACCACGCCGTCGTTGGCCGCGGGCACGGCGGCCTTGGGGGTCGAGGCCAGGTCGATGCCCATGTGGTACTGCCGGTCGATCTGCTCGCCCTTGTAAACATAGGCGCGCTCGGCCCCAAAGGAGCCCAGGACCGACGACCCGGGCAGGTAGATGAAAGGGCCGTTCCACAGGGGTTTGGGCGAGGTCTTGCGGCCCAGGTCGCGCAGGACGGCCTCGTCCTTGCGACGCTGGTCGCCGTTGACCTTGAGGAAAAGGGCCACGGGGTCGCGCGCTTCGGGATACTGGGCGGCGAAGGCGGGCATCTTGGCCGCCAAAAATTCGTCGCTGATCTCCACCCGCTCTTCCTTGAAACGGCGCTTGATGGCCATGTTCACAAAAAACCCGGTGCGCTCGTTTCCGGCCCGGTCCTCGGCATAGAGACGGGGCTTGTAGTCCTCGGCCTCCATGTCCCGGGGATAGGCGAACAGGCACAGGTAGGAGCCGGAATCCTGCTTGAAGCCGGGGAAAAAGCGGTCGCCGACCATGACCCCGCTGCGTTCGGGCTCCTTGGAGACGGTGTAGACGACGAGCCCCACCCCGCCCTGGCGCATGTAATGGGTGGGCGTCAAAGGCCGCACGTTGGGCGGGGCCATGTCCAGGGTCATGCGACGGTCGATGCGGGCGGAGTTTCCGGCCCCGAAATTGAAAAAAGAGCCGTCCGTCACCACCACCTGCAAGTCGAATTCGCCGCCGCGCAGTTCGGCCTTTTCCAGGCTAAAGGTTTCCAGCACGGCTTTTTGCAAGGCATCGTAGGACTTACGCAACACGGTATATTTTTTAAGCCCCTGGCCGGCCGTAACCACGATGGACTTGATGCCGGAACCCGGGTCTTCGGCCTTGACGGTGAACTCCTTTTTGAGTGAAACTGCGTCAATGAGGGGATAGAGCGCCACCGTCGGCTTCTCCATATCCTCCATCAGAAAAAGTGCGCCCACTCCCGCTGCGGCAAGCGGCCCCAAAATGACCACGGCCAGAATCACCACGCCGACCGGGCCGATTTTCTTTTTTTTCTTGGTGGGCTTCGTAATGCGCATGACGATCCTTCAACACGTACGCCGCGCGGCATGCGAGGCGTGTGGTGTCATAAACGTTCGCAGGGAGCAAGACAAGGTGCAGCCGATGATTTCCCCTCCCCACGACTCTCCCCCGACGCAGGAACGGACGGTTTCAGCCTCCCGGAACGCCTTGCCTGGATTGGGGAAACTCCATGCGCTCCCTGCGGCGGCCCTTGCCGCAATGCTGCTTTTTTCGGCGATGGCCTTTCTCCAGTCGCGCACTGCGGCCCTGGCCAACAAGACGGCACAGGCAGCCGTGGAACTGTCCATGCGCCTCGCAGACGCCCGGTCGGCCGGGGATCTCTTCGCCCCCTCTCCCGAACCGCGCCTGTTTGCGGTCACGGTCACGGCCTACAGTCCGACCCCGGACCAGACCTGGGGCGACCCCTGGACCGGGGCCATGGGCCGCCGGGTGCGTCCCGGAAAGACCCTGGCCGTCTCCCACGACCTCAAGCACCTTTTGGGCAGCCGGGTCTACGTCCAGGGCGTGGGCTACCTGGTGGCCGAGGATCTCATGCATCCCCGCTGGGAAAACCGGGTGGATCTGTGCCTGCGGACCCGTGACCGGGCCGAGGCCTTCGGCATCCGACAATTGAACATGGTCGTGCTGGACTGATCCGCGACCGCCCCCCTGCCTCCCCAACGCCCGAAACCGCATACGCCCCGGGCGCAACGCATCCGCCTATTCCAAGCGCGTAAAGGCCACGGCGTCCACATCGCCCACGGCCATGGACGCCCCCACCTCCACCGATCCGTCGGCCAGATAGGCCGGGGAGGAGTAGGTGACCAGGGTCTCCGGCAGATAGCCTTCCATCTTGATGGAAGCCGGAATCTTTTCGGCCTTGCGCTTGTAGGCGTCGACGCACAGCAGCAGATTGCGCTTGGCGTTTTGCGCGGCGGCCTTCTGGGCCATGAGCGGCTCGCCCGCATCGGCCCGGCTGGTCCCGGTAGTGGAGATGCGCTCGGCGTCCACCCGGCATTGTCCCGTCGGGCCGGAAATGACCGTCGGCGTAGCGGCCGACGCCGCGGACGCCTGCACCGACGACGGGGCAACCGGAGCCTTGGCGGCCCCAGGGGCAGCCGCCGCAGGAGAGGACGCGGCCGGGGCCTTGGGCGGCGCGGCGCGCCTGGGATCGCCGGAAACCAGGGTCGGATCGGACACGCCCAGGGCGGCCAGGGCGGCCTTGGCCTCGGATTCGGTCCCTGCCATCTTGGCGTAGACCCGATAGTAGGCCTTGCCTTGCGGCGTCTGCCCCTGCTCGATGGAGCCCTGGTGGCCCCGGGCCGCCAGCATGTCGCGCAGGCTCACGGCATTGGCCTCGTGTGCGAACGATCCCACCTGAAACGTCATAAGCCCCCCGGCCGGGGCCGCCGCCTGGGCGCCCTGGGCATAGGGGGAATGGGTCTGGCCCGCAGGCTGGCCCGGGGCGGCCTGGACCGGCTGGGCCACAGGCGCAGGCTGGACCGGAGCCGGGCCTGGCGCATAGGGCGGCAGGGGCTCCCCGCTGGTGGTGGACACGCTCGGCTGGGGCGACGGGGCATACGCCGCAGGCGCGGAATCCACGGGAGGCGGCGTCGCGCCAAGATCACGTTCCGCAGGCGTCGGCCGACCGACATTGCTCCCGGCGGCAGTGGCGGCCGGCGGCGATTCGGGCGGCGCCCCCAGGATCTCCTTTTCGAAAGCGGCCCGACCGGAACATCCGGCCAAAAGGACCGCCAAAACCACAAGCAGCATGATCGTTTTCATGGTCTCCTCCATACCGGTTCGACGCCGTCTACGGGGTGACCGGCGACAGGACGCGGGGCTGCGCCGACGCGTCGCCAAGGCCCGCTCACGGCCCCGGCGCAATCGCCTCGACGCCCTGGCCGACCGTCGGCGAGGCATGCGCGGAAATGACGACCTCCGTGCCCACATCCAGAATTTTGGCCAGTTCCAAGCCTTCGTCGTTGCGCATGCGGATGCACCCGTTGGTTACCCGCTTGCCGATGGACTTGGGATCGTTGTTGCCATGGATGCGATAGGCGAATCCATGGGAAAGATGCATCTTGAAAGGCCCCATGGGATTTTTGACGCCAGGGGGCATGACGTCGGGCAGGCTGCGGCCCTTTTGTTTGGCCCGACGTTTCATGTTCTCCGTGGGCCGCCACCAGGGTTCGAATTCAATCTGGGTGATGACGCCCCAGCCCGCCGGGGCCTCGACATCCCCCGCCGGGGTGGCCACACGGTAGGTCTTGGCCGGACGCCTGACGCCGTCAGGCTGTTTCTCATACAAAACAAGGATGTTGTCGGCCAGAAACACCTCAATCATGTATCGGTTTTTCCGTTCATAATAGTCCCGCCCGGCCGCGTCCAGCCGGTCTGTGGACTTTGCTTCGGCGGGCCGCCGCAACTGGTTCAGGACATAGGCCACAAGGCGGTCGCCGCCCTGGGGATCGGGAGCGGGAGCACTGGCCGAAACACCTTTCCCGGCCGCCGCGTCCGGGGCCATGGCCCCGCAGCCGAGAGGCTCTCCAGGCAGGGACGCGGACGGCGCGGAAGAACCTGGAGTGGCCGGATCAGAACGGACGCCCGCCGCCGGAACCGGAACGCCCGTTGCGGCATGGGCCGGTACGGACGGCGCGGCCGGTTGGGCCATCGCGGCGTCCCCCTGCCCATCGCGACTTGAGTCGCCCTGCGGGGTCGGGCCAGCCTGCCCGAGGGCTTGGGGCTCCGCCCGGGCGTCCATAAGCGACCCCACGGCGTCGCCGCTTCCCGGACGCCGCGCCACCTGAATCAGGCGATCCCGGTAAGGGGCCGGAACCTCCTGGGAAAATCCCGTGAGATAGCCGCCTAAAACAAAACCGCGCACGCCGCCCCGGGCCTCGATCTCCGCCCAGGCCCCGTCCGTGGCCACCACCCGGACCACCTCGCCGGCCCGCAGCACCTTTTTCGTGGCGGCCCCGGCATCAGGTCCGGCCAGCAGGCACAGACCCTGGAGCCGCACCGCCTCGTGGCGCACGGACGACGCCGACAGGGAATCCCCGTCCGGCGCGGACGCCGCAGGGCCGGTCAGTCCGGTCGGCGCATCCTCGGCGTTGGCACGTCCGCCCACCAGGGCAACCATCGCACCCAGCAAAATGACCGCAACCCACAGCCGCACCACCCGTTTCATGGTTCCCTCGTCTCCTCGTTTTCGAGGTCATGTCCCGCCGCGCCCGGTCCCTTCCATCCCTGCGGGGCATGGAAAAGCCGCACCGGGGGACGAAGCCTGCCAGCGACCCTCTGGTATCGCTCGGTGGAATAGCCCAGGGCGACGACCGCGTAAACCGTCTCCCCCCGGTCAATGCCCAGGCTTTCCTGAATCTTTTTGTCGTGCTGCATGGCCGCCACGGCATAGCCGATCAGGCAGGTTCCAAGCCCCATGGCATGGGCCGCAAGCAGCATGTTCTGGCTGGCCAGCAGGGCGTCTTCGGCCGGACAACTGGCCCCGGGCCGGGAGGTGACCACAATGGCCGCCGGTGCGCCATGGAAAAGCCTGTCCGTGCCGTCGCTGTCCCACAGGGCCAGGGCGGTTTGCACCGACG
Above is a genomic segment from Desulfolutivibrio sulfodismutans DSM 3696 containing:
- a CDS encoding 3D domain-containing protein translates to MLLFSAMAFLQSRTAALANKTAQAAVELSMRLADARSAGDLFAPSPEPRLFAVTVTAYSPTPDQTWGDPWTGAMGRRVRPGKTLAVSHDLKHLLGSRVYVQGVGYLVAEDLMHPRWENRVDLCLRTRDRAEAFGIRQLNMVVLD
- a CDS encoding M23 family metallopeptidase; protein product: MRITKPTKKKKKIGPVGVVILAVVILGPLAAAGVGALFLMEDMEKPTVALYPLIDAVSLKKEFTVKAEDPGSGIKSIVVTAGQGLKKYTVLRKSYDALQKAVLETFSLEKAELRGGEFDLQVVVTDGSFFNFGAGNSARIDRRMTLDMAPPNVRPLTPTHYMRQGGVGLVVYTVSKEPERSGVMVGDRFFPGFKQDSGSYLCLFAYPRDMEAEDYKPRLYAEDRAGNERTGFFVNMAIKRRFKEERVEISDEFLAAKMPAFAAQYPEARDPVALFLKVNGDQRRKDEAVLRDLGRKTSPKPLWNGPFIYLPGSSVLGSFGAERAYVYKGEQIDRQYHMGIDLASTPKAAVPAANDGVVVFAGDMGLYGKTVVIDHGLGLQTLYGHLSQIDVKAGDAVAKGRIIGRTGTTGLAFGDHLHFGVVLSGLEVIPIEWWDAKWLEDNVTQKIRRFGGEIPQ
- the icd gene encoding NADP-dependent isocitrate dehydrogenase, whose product is MQKTVYYIEGDGIGPEVWKAARPVIDAAAKAAYGGDRTLVWTELLAGEKAFKETGEYMPQATLDTLSKAELAMKGPLGTPVGGGIRSLNVTLRQVLDLYACIRPIRHFGGIESPVKHPEKVDMIIFRENTEDVYAGIEYAAGTPQAKKLLEFLRDELGAKVDTAAGVGIKPMTEGGCKRLVRKAIRHAVDHGRDSVTLVHKGNIMKFTEGAFRAWGYEVAKTEFGDVTMTEDEAAAGGGKPIVIKDRIADNMFQVALMEPEKYSVIATTNLNGDYISDALAAQVGGLGLAPGVNMSDSLAFFEATHGTAPRIAGKDMANPGSLILCGAMLFEHLGWNEAADKIYQAVNKVLASRQVTVDLAGQMTGATTVGCVRFGELLGESM
- a CDS encoding hydantoinase/oxoprolinase family protein; translated protein: MPVVGVDTGGTFTDVIWYGGEGTRFVTAKVPSTPDDPAQAIFAGLERLKIMGLPVPDRVVHGSTVATNAILEGKGVKTALVTTAGFRDVLAIGRQNRADLYDPAYRRPPCLVPEALRFEAPGRILADGSRREAVSPEAARDIADRVAATGAESVAVSLLFSFLDPADELLFGRELSARGLHVSLSHEIMREFREFERTSTTAVNATVSPLMASYLSRLEKGLGAGTGLCVMQSSGGILTAKTAGRQSVRTILSGPAGGVTAAMALARETGLSRLITFDMGGTSTDVALLDGALGMTTETVVAGYPVTIPMIDMHTVGAGGGSLAAFDAAGALTVGPHSAGADPGPACYGRGEGLTVTDANLFLGRIVPECFLGGRMSLFPQRAEKRLAAMAAARGMTGEELAEGIVAVAEAAMERAIRVISVERGHDPAEFTLLCFGGAGGLHAVSLARSLGISRVIVPPQPGLFSALGMLFADIARDFSATVMLDQDQAAADLLEARFVELSACGMRELEMEGVAPGDVALFRAVDMRYRGQSFELTVPYGPDLIAAFHSLHEKTYGYKTPGRPVQLVTLRLRATGRTAKPGLPRDDALPGLGQEAPCDGSRRLIHQGRPVSAGFYVRERLLPGHACAGPAVVAEDSATTYVPPGAALRVDALGSLVIDTGA
- a CDS encoding SPOR domain-containing protein; protein product: MKTIMLLVVLAVLLAGCSGRAAFEKEILGAPPESPPAATAAGSNVGRPTPAERDLGATPPPVDSAPAAYAPSPQPSVSTTSGEPLPPYAPGPAPVQPAPVAQPVQAAPGQPAGQTHSPYAQGAQAAAPAGGLMTFQVGSFAHEANAVSLRDMLAARGHQGSIEQGQTPQGKAYYRVYAKMAGTESEAKAALAALGVSDPTLVSGDPRRAAPPKAPAASSPAAAAPGAAKAPVAPSSVQASAASAATPTVISGPTGQCRVDAERISTTGTSRADAGEPLMAQKAAAQNAKRNLLLCVDAYKRKAEKIPASIKMEGYLPETLVTYSSPAYLADGSVEVGASMAVGDVDAVAFTRLE
- a CDS encoding L,D-transpeptidase family protein, which encodes MKRVVRLWVAVILLGAMVALVGGRANAEDAPTGLTGPAASAPDGDSLSASSVRHEAVRLQGLCLLAGPDAGAATKKVLRAGEVVRVVATDGAWAEIEARGGVRGFVLGGYLTGFSQEVPAPYRDRLIQVARRPGSGDAVGSLMDARAEPQALGQAGPTPQGDSSRDGQGDAAMAQPAAPSVPAHAATGVPVPAAGVRSDPATPGSSAPSASLPGEPLGCGAMAPDAAAGKGVSASAPAPDPQGGDRLVAYVLNQLRRPAEAKSTDRLDAAGRDYYERKNRYMIEVFLADNILVLYEKQPDGVRRPAKTYRVATPAGDVEAPAGWGVITQIEFEPWWRPTENMKRRAKQKGRSLPDVMPPGVKNPMGPFKMHLSHGFAYRIHGNNDPKSIGKRVTNGCIRMRNDEGLELAKILDVGTEVVISAHASPTVGQGVEAIAPGP
- a CDS encoding hydantoinase B/oxoprolinase family protein — its product is MTDARDLLVLDVFRNRFAAVAEEMGVTLMRTAYSPNIKERRDYSCAVFDAAGDMVAQAAHIPVHLGAMPLSVAAVLAEKTFAPGDMVMVNDPFRGGTHLPDITLVAPVFADGGRPVFYVANRAHHSDVGGMAAGSMPLSTSLFQEGMVIPPLTVVRGGELDRQLMDFFLANVRTPVEREGDFAAQIMANLTGAKRLSEMIVKFGRERTAQQAARLLDHAETLARAAIRDVPDGVYEAGDMLDDDGVGTADIAVRLRLTVRGDTMAFDFCASDPQAVGCVNATRAIAVSCVLYAVRCLVARGVPVNAGLSRPIQIVTRPGSVVDARFPAAVAGGNVETSQRLVDVIFLALSRALPGSVPAASQGTMNNVAMGGVDPRTGAAFAYYETLAGGMGAGAAGAGESAVHSHMTNTLNTPVEALEYAYPLLVREYGLRRGSGGQGAHRGGEGLTREVEFLGPTEVTVLSDRRVHAPYGLAGGAPGATGRNVLITGGEARELPGKCHFAAAPGDRLRVETPGGGGYGYYLYNIAKFE